Genomic segment of Rhodococcus sp. W8901:
AGCGGGCGGCGGCGGTCGCGTACTTCGGCGCGAGCACCGGCGCCGCCGCGGCCCTGCACGCCGCCGCCGAACCACACGCCGACATCTCCGCGATCGTCTCTCGCGGCGGCCGCCCCGACCTGGCCGGATCACGCCTGTCGATGGTCCGGGCGCCGACATTGCTGCTCGTCGGCTCGCTCGACACCGCGGTGATCGAGCTGAACCGGAAGGCCGCCGCCCTGCTCGAGTGCGAACACGAGCTGGAGATCGTGCCCGGCGCGACGCACCTGTTCGAGGAGCCCGGCACGCTGGACGTGGTCGCCGAGCGGGCCCGCGAGTGGTTCGTCGCGCACGGGCCCCGATCGTGAAGGATCACGGGAAGTGGCGTGGCAGCAGGCAGACTGGACCCATGGCCGTCGACCGCGAGCAACCCGCGCCTGAACATCGCCGCCCGGACGGCGTCACGGACGCCACCGTCGAGGCGGTCGGCAAGCTGTCCGAGGCGCTCGAGACCGTCGAGCAGGCCCGCGGCCACCTGTATGCGTTCCACCAGTTGCTGGGCCGGGCGGATCGGCAGCTCGGGGACGCGGTGGAGCAGCTGATCACGTCGGGCCACCCCGCGTGCGCCGAACGCCTGCAGACGTCGATGCTGGGACGCAACGTCCTCGAGGGGCGGTGGACGTTCCAGATCGTCGAGGAGTTCGACGACGGCTACTGGTCCGAGTTCCGCGATCACGAGAAGGCGGTGCGCGACGTGCTGCTCGGTGGTCGCCGGCACCTGTACGAGGCCGAGATGAAGGAAGCGCGGCGTACGCACGGCCGCCCGGGGCACGAGGCCCGTCCGGCGCCGGACGAGTGACTCGGGAAGAATTGCCCGGCAACAGCATCAGGAGGACATGAGCGTGGAAATTCTCAGCAGCCGGATCATTCTGCGACCCCACGACTACGAGGTGACGCTGGCGTTCTACCGCGACACGCTGGGCCTGGCGATCGCGCGCGAATACCCCGGCGGCACAGTGTTCTTCGTCGGACAGGGGCTGGTCGAGGTGACCTCGCACGGCGGCACCGAGCTGGACACGCGGTTCTCGGGCGCGCTGTGGATGCAGGTGCGCGACCTGGCCGTCGCCCAGGACGACCTGGTCCGGGCGGAGGTGCCGATCGTGCGGGAGGCCCGACAGGAGCCGTGGGGCCTGCACGAGATGTGGATCGCCGACCCCGACGGTGTGCCCATCGTGCTGGTGCAGATCCCTGCAGACCATCCGATCCGCCGCGACCTACGCTGAACACGCCCGTGCGCCTACTTCGGAACGGCGCACGGGCGCGGAGCGCCTACTTCGACAGTGCAGCGGCGATCTGGTCGGCCTGAGCCTGACCCTCGTGCAGCTGACGCAGCAGCCACAGGCGCAGCACCTTGGCGATCGCACCGGCCAGGTACAGGGCGGCACCGATCACCGTCACCGCAAGGAACGCGGTCGCGAGGATCTGGTACGACGCGATGTCGCGCAGGTCGTTCTGGGTCAGCGACGAGACGTACACGACGAAGGCCGCCACGGCACCGACGACCATGAGCACCAGACCGGACACGCGCGCCACGCTGTCGCCGCGCGACTGGCCGGTCTTGAGCTCGAGGTCGGCGACGTCGGTCTTGAACTGGGCACGACGCTCATCTGCGAGAGTGGTCATCGTCATCCTCCTAGGTAACTGTTGGAAAGGTCGTTCTCGATTTCGTCGGGCGCCCCGACTCGGACCACTCGTCCGTGGAGCATGAGCGCCGCGCGATCGGCGATCGGCAGCACGGCGCGGGCGAACTGTTCGGCAACCAGGATCGTCAGACCCTCCTCGACCAACTGGCCGACGATGTCGTACATCTGCGAGACGATCCGCGGCGCCAGACCCATCGACAGCTCGTCGAGCAGCAGCAGGGTCGGGTCGGTACCCAGGGCCCGGGACAGCGCCAGCATCTGCTGTTCACCGCCGGACATGGAGCCGGCCAACTGGTTCTTGCGTTTCCCGAGGATCGGGAACCGGGTGTAGGCGATCTCCTCGAGCTTGGCGAGGTCGGTGCCCGTGCCGGTCGCGATCCACAGGTTTTCGCGGACG
This window contains:
- a CDS encoding dienelactone hydrolase family protein; the protein is MSTEVSFTVDGVRLSGALTDPAGDLPVVVFAHGSGSGRFSPRNRFVAELLQDVGLGTLLFDLLAPHEEGDRRLVFDIPLLSCRLIEVTARVQERAAAVAYFGASTGAAAALHAAAEPHADISAIVSRGGRPDLAGSRLSMVRAPTLLLVGSLDTAVIELNRKAAALLECEHELEIVPGATHLFEEPGTLDVVAERAREWFVAHGPRS
- a CDS encoding VOC family protein translates to MEILSSRIILRPHDYEVTLAFYRDTLGLAIAREYPGGTVFFVGQGLVEVTSHGGTELDTRFSGALWMQVRDLAVAQDDLVRAEVPIVREARQEPWGLHEMWIADPDGVPIVLVQIPADHPIRRDLR
- a CDS encoding ABC transporter ATP-binding protein; this encodes MSTGATNVTETLDGPQDGPTPLLELAGVRASYGPIEVLHGVDLTLAPGTVMALLGPNGGGKTSTLKICSGILPITHGELRMAGRVVNGAEASDLAKLGVCSIPEGRGIFANLTVRENLWIATGTGTDLAKLEEIAYTRFPILGKRKNQLAGSMSGGEQQMLALSRALGTDPTLLLLDELSMGLAPRIVSQMYDIVGQLVEEGLTILVAEQFARAVLPIADRAALMLHGRVVRVGAPDEIENDLSNSYLGG